Genomic window (Lutra lutra chromosome 2, mLutLut1.2, whole genome shotgun sequence):
aaaaatacatagtgatCAGAAAGACAaactaaacatttattaagtgaatgATACTAATGTAACTTTACGGGTTCACCTCTCAATTTCCATAAGGCTTTGGCCTATTTACTATTAATTCACAGAATGTGAGACTCTGTGTTTGAAGTTAACAACTGCCTGGAGTTACTGGGAGGTAGAGTAATTATGAAAAAGGTAATGTGTCAGTTCTGTGTATGAAAGGCTGTCTTGCAGATGGATTGCTTCATGAACCCAAAATAAGTACTTCTATTGAGGGTCAAAGCCTTGAGTATTACTGCCCCTTAAGAGAAATACACAGCTGAAGGTCTGTCTCATCCCCCTCTAATCAAAATCAGTGAAATTACGTTGCTGTCACAGACAGCAAAGACCATGGTGTGCtaattttaatagtaatttgaaccagagggaaagaaaataaaaaaaatatggattgaATTGAGAAACTGAACTATGTACAGATGTGCTGGATTCAATACCCACGGAGAATCTTGCTTTTATTCTATGGAGGCGGGTCCCCTAATAGATTCATTGCCCATCCCTATCCCTAAAAGTCAAAGTGAAGTGAAACTGCAAATTCTAGatgattgatttttgtatataaagaAGTTACCTGCAAACAGAACAATCGACTGTTACGGCAAAAATCGTCTTTGAACTGTAAACACAAGAAAGACAAGTTCATGCCTCAACGAGAAACTGCCCTGAGTCTTGGTCTTTGGAAGGAGATCAGACGGCTGCACTAGTTTGATGCATGTGAGTTTCCATCTTCATGCCACACAGCATTCTAGGGGCCAGATGTATGCTCACCAACCTATGCAAGGGTCTGGGCAATCCCGCAGGTAAGTTTCATATTGATCTTTGGTAACATCCATCAGGGCTGTGAATACAGTCAGCTGAAAGaaaagttacttttattttaaggatgtttCAAATTCTAAGATGTCCTGACTTACGTTAATTTTGATACATGTCCAATTGCTTTATGAAGTTACttaatatataaattgtatataaagACATTAAATATACATAGATGTAAATAGTTACGAAGTTAATAACAATAGTTCTAGTTCACCATTTAGgaatataagtaaaaaataattaagacaaCTAACTTCAATAGTGCCATTATTCCAGGTCATGAATATAAACAGGCCGAGGAGAAAATCCCCTCAGCTCCTTATGAGATCTTACTCCTGAGTACTACACTGCTTCACCACAAAACTTTAACACTCAACCCTCCTCAACAGTATAAACAGTAGTCCTGCAAAGCCTAATAGTGTAGACCACGAACTATAATCAGCTTAGCTGTGACTGTCCTCATCCTTACCGTGTTCCTGACAGTGGGGGAAACTATGCAGGCACAAAGCTCCATCTATAAACACACTTCAGACTCTGTTGAGTTTTAGGGGTTAGTTATAGTGTACAGCATAAAATTTCTGACAGGGGaagtcaaaaaagtaaaaaggctaCATTTGATTCAAATGTCATGGAAGTCAAATTGGAAAGAGTATTTTTACCAACTTTGGACAAAGAACCACACTAATTGGTTTGTCACATCCCAAGAGTTACTGTTTTGtcacataaaaacatttttaaaaatcaacgtTAAGCAGAACATGACCTGGGGTCCTAGATAACAGGGAAAGATAAAAACAAGACCAAATTACTTCCctaaaagtacacacacacacacacacacacacacacacacacacacacatatatatatttttaaataccttgtTGAGGACAGGTTTTGTTGATAGGACATCATATATGGTTGCAAATGAGATattctaaaacacaaaaataatttaagttattAAATGCAGATATCAGCAGCCTTATCCATACAAATGGGTCATTAGAAACAAAGACATTCTTCAGTCAATCTCCCCACAATCccctaaaataatttctcttggaGTCACTCTTAGAATGAGAGTTAATGGTATTAATatatcactttctctctcttttgccctTTTAATTCTTGTCTGTTACTCATTCAGCTTTAAAGAGTGGTGTCCAGTATTAGAGTCAAAAAGGCAAATACAGTACAATTTTGATCTTtcaattcaaaacaaaaactcagtaCAAATTGTCCAGAGATACTAATCAGAAAGTTTATAAATTTGTCGAAGGCCAAAGAAAAATGCCACAACTAAGATACTCTTTAAAGGTTACCATTTCTTTCCACATAATGACATTATGAACATACCTCTTGGGTTGTCTGGTTTAGACACATCTTTGCAGGTGTTCTGCGATCGTCAAGAAAGAAAGGGCTTTTCCAACGGTCATAATTTGTTTGTACTACATACCATCTCTCCTGCTTGGTGTTGAGTCTAGATACAAAAGGAGAAATTCTGCTTAGGCTTCCTGCCTTACACCTGTAAATATGTCAGTCTAGGctttagtttctatttattttgtgtgaACAAGTGTACTTACTCATATACATCCAAAGATTGTTTTCTGTCTCGTGTGATCACACAACCCTCCCCAGTCTTGTTGCCTCCCAGGATAAAGTATGCTGGGGCCAATATCTTGGTTTTGGTCAATATATTCTTGGCTTCCTCATAACTacatagaaacattaaaaaaaaaataaacgttTTTAAGTAACTTGGAATGAAAAATTTTTCGTTGTGGAAACTAAGGGAACACAAGTATCTGAGAAACATGTTCTTTTAGAAAAGGATGGTGAGCAGTGGCTCATGGTGGAACAATCCCCAACACCATGTGGTGAACACTGAGATCTGAAATATTCCCTTTAATCTGAAGGACAAACCAAACAGCCTCAAGAGATTATCTTCCACCCTAGTTGTCTAAGCCTTTTACTCAACAACAGatcaagaagaaataacattaatTACTATTTCTAGGACTTAGGGAATAGAAAGTAACCTTGGAAAACTGGGCTATTAGAAACAATTTTCAGAAAGGTCACTAAATCTTACTCCCTTGAACTCattaaaaataggaatgataCCCATTTATTCTAGGTCACTTGGATGTAGTGCTGGCTATTACAAAATTTCTGTACCAGCACAGAATATAACTTCTAGTTTAACAGCTATTAACAGTTTAAACGAAGATTTTATAGTACAAATTTTCTTCTGTGTATGGATGgtttttttgtaaattaagaaaaacaggTACCCTTTATACTGGCACTATccctagcattttttaaataaatcagtttatttttttatttaaacacacaAAACATGAATTCCATATGAATGTCAAAGGTTTACCTAGAAACTCTGAAAGAATTCTTCAATGGGAGATTAacgagaaaatatttttctattttaatatgaGTAATTTAAAATAGACTACAATACACTAAAAGGATCGAACACCATAATCAAGTGGTATTTACTCCAGGGGTGCAAGAATGGATCAACATCCACAAGTCaatgtaatacaccacattaacaaaatgaggaataaaaagcatatgattatctcaatagattcagaaaaagcatttgacagaattcaacatcctttcatgataaaactgtcaacaaagtgggtatagagggaacatatcttaacataataaaggccacatatgacaaGCCCTAACTAACACTGTAGTCAAtgaatggtgaaaagctgaaagcttttcctctagtATTAGGAACAAGATgaagatgtctactctcaccatttttattcaatataagccagagcaattaggcaagaaaaagaaatagcatcaaaatcagaaaggaagaggtaaaactgtCACTAatagcagatgacatgatactctaatatagaaaaccctaaagactctactgAAAAACTGTGAGGATAAACAAATGCAATAAAGTTTCAGAAGCACAAATCTATATACAAAATTCAGCTGcttttctacacactaataactaccagaaagagaaatttacaaCTGCATTAGAAAGACTAAAGTACcttagaataaatttaaccaaggaggtgaaagacatgtACACTGAACATTATAAGACACtgataagagaaaagaagacacaaataaatgtgttcatgaattggaagaattaatattgttaaaatgtccatatgacccaaagcaatctacagattcagtgcaaatTCCAGtagcacttttcacagaaatagaacaatcctaaaatttgaatggaaccacaaaaggtcccaaatagccaaagcaatcataagaacaaagctggaggcgttacatttcctgatttcaaactatattacaaaacaaTAGTTagaaatcaagacagtatgatattggcataatAACACACACAGACAGCCCAGAAACGAACCCATTTACAACagagccaagaatacacaattaGGAAAGGGcagtaacatgcaaaagaatgaaactaatcCGCTGTCTTACACAAACTCAACTCAAAATGAACTAAAGATTTGGACATAAGTCCTAAAGCCTTTAAACTCCTAGAAGCAAATATAAGGTATAAAGTCCTTAACATAAGTCTTGGTGATGAGTTTTtgaatttgacaccaaaagcaaaaaggCGACAAAACAAGTGAAagtatatcaaactaaaaagcttctgcatagcaagaaaaccatcaacaaaatgaaaacacaatccagtgaaaggaagaaagtacacgcaaatcatatatttgatagagttaatatacaaaatatataaagaactagtTCTTTTATGATTCCTGGACCCAACTTTAACATTGGCGGGTGGGAGGGGGCTTGCCACATCCAACCCTGCAGGAGTCCAAGaacaactcaattctgacactatctaccctGAGATAGCACAGTATTCCACCCGTTAAGGATTCAGACTTACAAACAAGATTACATCCCATCCCCCACTTCAGAGGCCAGTTCTAAGCCCCATTGTGCCAGTTCCAATTACCCGCGCTTCTAGCTGACTGGTTGAGACTGGAGGCTGCAACAAGCCCCTCTTTAGTCTCAGTGAATTTCCTGAAGTGGCCCATAGTACTCAAGGAAACATGTCTACCAGTTAAtcaaaggatatgataaaggatatgaAGCAACAGCCTTATAAAAAGctgcatagggcaaggtatgtgAGGACATAGAGTTTCCATGCATTCAAAGCATGCCTCTCTTCCCAGATTCTGTGCTCACCTACCCAGCTCTTCATACTCTTTCCTTTTTGGCttttatggaagcttcattacATCAGCATGACTGATTAAATAACTGGTCTCATTACTAtaacaaaagacacatttatcATTCTCaacacttaggaaattacaaggcTTTTGGGAGTTaatggaaacaaaaaccaaatatatattgtaaaaaaaaaaacataatatcaCACTAAGacaactcagtagcaaaataaataaataaataaataaatctgttataaaaaatgggtagaggatctGACTAGGGCATTTTTTCCTAAGATGATATTCAGGtagccaacaagtacatgaaaatgtgctcagcatcactaatcaccaggggaatgcaaatcaaaaccacaatgaattatCACCTCTTATCTGCTggaatagctattatcaaaaaagagTTGGTGAGGAACTagagaaagggaacacttgtacactgtcggtgggaatgtaaactggtgcagcctttacggaaaacagtatggaggttcctcaaaaaataaaaaaagtaccatatgatccagcaattctacttctggaaatatatccaaaggaaacaaaaacactaactttaaAAGATACCTGCAGCACCGTGTTGACTGCAGCCTGAATAACAacagccaagatacggaaacaacccaagtgaccactgactggtgaatggataaagatatggtatatgtgtgtgtacatgtacacacacacatacacacacacacagaggaatattactcaagtgtaaaaaaaggaaggaaatcttgccatttgtgacaacatggatggaccataAGGGAATTATGCTCAGTGAGATAAGTCACACAGAGCAAGACAGATACCTTATTATATCACTTACAGGCAGaatctaagaaaattaaaattctaaatacagagaatagagtggtggttgctagaggtggggaatggggggtgggagaaatgggtgaaggggatcaaacttccagttctaaaataagTAATTCCTGGAGACAAAATGTACAGCAAGGTAAcaatagttaacaatactatactGTATATTTGAccgttgctaagagagtaaatcttaaaagttctcaacacAAAGTAAACAGTTTCTGTAACTgtatgtggtgatggatgttcgctagacttattgtggtgataaTTTCACAATAGATACAAATCCCAAAACATTTTGTTGTATACCCGAAACCAAGACAATATTTAATGTCACTTTTATctccaacaaaaaataaaattttaaaatgaataaagcaaTCAAACAGATTACcttgtgctgttttccagaactGATCTAGTGATAAACCCTATCCACATAGCATCTTTCTTTCCCAAAATCCATTCTATGACACCTGGAAGAAATCAAACACACACAGTGTCACAGGCCTGCAATCAGGTTAGACTATGAACCAGAAGACAGAGTCTGGCCTTCCTCTTAAAACATCTATACAATTCCCATTTAAAAACTCTACTCACCCATATAACCGCCATTTATATTGAAACGTTCATTTAATGTAAGACTAAGCAGTCCCTGAAAACAAGACAAAGCAATGAGGTCAGAAACTTCAACCATCCTGTTTTTAAGGCCCTCTCATATTTATGCTGGTATGCCAAATCCTGgaatgcagggggtggggagtggaaggTGGAGATTTAAAGCTGAGTCAAAACTATACTATCACATTCTATTAACAGCTTTTAGAAGTTCAGAGCGTCTTCATGTGTAGTGTGTGAAGTGAGCAGGTAGAATGTTATTGGCCACACTTgtctgagaaggaaaatgaactGTAGAGAATAAATGCCTAACTTGTCTGAGTGGCAGACTAAAGGCCAGACGCCAGATTTATATTACATTCCCAGCCCTCCACAACCAGCCACGTGCTTTTTCCTCAGAAGAGGTTCAGAAACAAACCTGTGTTCCCTCTTTACTCTTCTCTACCACGTGAGCTCACACCTATGATGGTGACAAGAAGTGCAAAGGGATGAACTGAGGCTTCATATTCTTTTGAGGTCCTTAGACCCCACCCTTCACAGGCAGTAAAAGCAGGACACAGAGCTACCTGTAAAATTATGTAACAGTAGACTCCTTACTGGTTTGAATCCTGTTAACATGCCCACATAGCCAGCAAAGCTTGAAGCCTTGAAGacagttttattgtttctttggaAGTCCAAGTTCACTGTCAAAGGTTTGAGTTGCTCAGTTACGACCCAGGTATTATTGTTTATATTCCACCTACAAAAGACAAATTAcagtgacatttaaaaacaatgatgatgggggcacctgggtggctcagtgggttaaagcctctgcctttggctcgggtcatgatcccagggtcctgggatcgagccctgagtcgggctctctgctcagcggggacctgcttcccttcctctctgcctgcctctctgcctacttgtgatctctgtctgtcaaataaataaataaaaatcttataaagaaaaaaaaacaatgatgataataatgaatatataatgatCACGGCCAGGCATTATATCAGGTGCTTTATCTCCCCAATCCATTAATGACCAAGCCTCACAAGAACTTTGCAATATGAGTGGTTTTACCCTCCATTTTCCATGTGATAAAActagaggctcagagaagctaaataaCTCAATACAACACAGCCTACTAAAGAGCAAACCCCAGATTCAAATGTAGGTCTCTAATTACAAAGCCCTGttatatttttccaggaatgttaa
Coding sequences:
- the ASAH1 gene encoding acid ceramidase, coding for MMPRWGRVTLVLLTAAATCALAQQAPPWTENCRKSTYPPSGPTYRGPVPWYTINLDLPPYKRWHELMVDKAPALRIIMNSLKDLVNAFVPSGKIMQIVDQKLPGLLGNFPGPFEEEMKGIAAVTEIPLGEIISFNVFYEFFTICTSIITEDKEGHLLHGRNMDFGVFLGWNINNNTWVVTEQLKPLTVNLDFQRNNKTVFKASSFAGYVGMLTGFKPGLLSLTLNERFNINGGYMGVIEWILGKKDAMWIGFITRSVLENSTSYEEAKNILTKTKILAPAYFILGGNKTGEGCVITRDRKQSLDVYELNTKQERWYVVQTNYDRWKSPFFLDDRRTPAKMCLNQTTQENISFATIYDVLSTKPVLNKLTVFTALMDVTKDQYETYLRDCPDPCIGW